Proteins encoded together in one Antennarius striatus isolate MH-2024 chromosome 13, ASM4005453v1, whole genome shotgun sequence window:
- the amot gene encoding angiomotin — MRAAVEESTSSSSGAGGGSSTVLQRLLQEQMNRNYVLQQQQGGGGGGGAGGGGGYPVQGPGQGQGPSDDPSMKPHIARQEPQGQELQVDNGLEKLGSTRVGGGGGSSGGGGGLGSGGGPGSTSGGGGSQGQCLNPEDLPTYEEAKSQSQYFRGHGPPQPQQQSSQPQQPPLPAAVGTAFYVTGVNKVRTEGRPTVQRVSGGGKVHQDDGLKDLKQGHVRSLSERLMQLSLATSGVKAHPPVTSSPLAPLLPPSGPPGDFYKSQHRGPPPDYPFKGMGSLPKQQEPGGHFYQEHKGRELSREVPHVRYQPPPEYGSFRSCKEGSLHSQRPLNQHSPTSSVTSVGSLSRTQSSILSSMPSAPQPFHPSFPLQHPQSQGEQFCSTGPRSSQGPSSHQVGELFNLGPVHPPRGPCFPHDPYGSNPRVHHYQQQQHQYNQQQHQYPGAANPQPQPGVQAGLFPHPHSYSHLQGEPHAVMTRAHQMVDLLTEENRMMRQEMDACREKVTKLHKLETEIQLVSEDYENLAKSSSKRESLEKTMRNKLELEVRRLHDFNRDLRERMETANKQLAAKECGGLEDNRKTINQLVQQNKETLREKEKLEMELNSLRSSTEDQRRHIEIRDQALNNAQAKVVKLEEELKKKQVYVEKVERMQQALAQLQAACEKREQLEHRLRTRLERELEALRMQQRQGGCQSSGAAPSEFNATALMEHLREKEERILALEADMTKWEQKYLEESVMRQFALDAAASVATQRDTSASAISHSPTNSYDTSVEARIQKEEEEILMANRRCLDMESRIKNLHAQIIEKDAMIKVLHQRSRKEPVKSDAPSVMRPSKSLMSISNTASGGSGLLSHGLGISNSPITEERRDSSWKGSLGVLLGPEFRSESLRTESISSSPSPVLPSTPMTAGHSKTGSRDSYTQTERGSSQEAPKPSTPALQSMTLPARLSSPSPVYIPDRLADVPVFHSSTLERRVPVQSHPQPVAPPPAPQTQQEVDSDMVEILI, encoded by the exons ATGAGGGCCGCAGTGGAGGAATCGACCAGTAGCAGCTCCGGTGCAGGGGGGGGCAGCAGTACTGTCCTGCAGCGCCTCCTGCAGGAGCAGATGAACCGGAACTATGTGCTGCAGCAACAacaaggagggggaggaggaggaggagcaggaggaggagggggctacCCGGTCCAAGGCCCCGGACAGGGGCAGGGCCCGTCTGACGACCCCTCCATGAAGCCCCACATCGCCCGTCAGGAGCCTCAGGGGCAGGAGCTGCAGGTGGACAACGGCCTGGAGAAGCTGGGCTCCACCAGagttggaggggggggtgggagcagtggtggtggtgggggtttagGGAGTGGAGGTGGACCTGGAAGcaccagtgggggggggggcagtcaggGGCAGTGCCTGAATCCAGAGGACCTCCCGACCTACGAAGAGGCCAAGTCTCAGTCTCAGTACTTCCGGGGCCACGGTCCCCCCCAGCCCCAGCAGCAGAGCAGCCAGCCTCAGCAACCCCCCCTGCCTGCCGCGGTCGGTACTGCCTTTTACGTCACCGGAGTGAACAAGGTGCGCACCGAGGGTCGCCCCACGGTGCAGCGGGTGAGCGGAGGGGGGAAGGTGCACCAGGACGACGGTCTGAAGGACCTGAAGCAGGGACACGTCCGGTCCCTCAGCGAGAGGCTCATGCAGCTCTCATTGGCCACCAGCGGCGTCAAGGCCCACCCCCCCgtcaccagttcaccactgGCCCCTCTGCTGCCCCCCTCAGGGCCACCCGGAGACTTCTACAAGTCACAGCACCGAGGGCCCCCCCCAGACTACCCCTTCAAGGGGATGGGGTCGCTCCCCAAACAGCAGGAGCCCGGGGGGCATTTCTACCAGGAGCACAAAGGGAGGGAGCTCTCCAGGGAGGTGCCCCATGTCCGGTACCAGCCCCCACCTGAGTACGGCTCGTTcag GTCCTGTAAGGAGGGGTCCCTTCACTCCCAGAGGCCTCTGAACCAGCACAGCCCCACCTCCTCCGTCACCTCGGTGGGCTCCTTGTCCCGCACCCAGTCCTCCATCCTCAGCAGCATGCCGAGCGCCCCCCAGCCCTTCCacccctccttccctctccaGCACCCCCAGAGCCAGGGGGAACAATTCTGCAGCACCGGACCCCGAAGCTCCCAAGGGCCCAGCTCCCACCAAGTAGGTGAGCTCTTCAACCTGGGTCCCGTCCACCCCCCCAGAGGTCCATGTTTCCCCCACGACCCCTACGGTTCCAACCCCAGGGTGCACCActaccagcagcagcagcaccaatataaccagcagcagcaccagtacCCAGGAGCTGCAAACCCTCAGCCCCAGCCGGGGGTCCAAGCCGGGCTTTTTCCCCACCCACACTCCTACTCCCACCTGCAGGGGGAGCCCCACGCCGTGATGACACGAGCCCACCAGATGGTGGACCTGCTGACGGAGGAGAACCGGATGATGAGGCAGGAGATGGACGCCTGCCGCGAGAAGGTCACCAAGTTACACAAG CTGGAGACAGAGATCCAGCTGGTGTCAGAGGACTATGAGAACCTGGCCAAGTCCTCGTCCAAGAGGGAGTCCCTGGAGAAAACCATGAGGAACaagctggagctggaggtgcGACGGCTCCATGATTTCAACAGGGACCTGAGAG AGCGGATGGAGACGGCCAACAAGCAGCTCGCTGCTAAAGAGTGTGGAGGACTGGAGGACAACCGTAAGACCATCAACCAGCTGGTGCAGCAGA acaaAGAGACGCTGCGTGagaaggagaagctggagatGGAGCTGAATTCTCTTCGTTCGTCCACGGAGGACCAGAGGAGACACATCGAGATCCGGGACCAGGCCCTGAACAACGCCCAGGCCAAGGTggtgaagctggaggaggag ctgaagaagaagcaggTGTACGTGGAGAAGGTGGAGCGGATGCAGCAGGCTCTGGCCCAGCTGCAGGCGGCCTGTGAGAAGAGGGAACAGCTGGAGCATCGCCTGAGGACCCGCCTGGAGAGAGAGCTGGAGGCACTGCGGATGCAGCAG CGTCAGGGCGGCTGTCAGAGCAGCGGGGCGGCTCCATCAGAGTTCAACGCCACGGCGCTCATGGAGCACctgagggagaaggaggagcgCATCCTGGCCCTGGAGGCCGACATGACCAAGTGGGAGCAGAAGTACCTGGAGGAGAGCGTGATGAGGCAGTTCGCTCTAGACGCCGCTGCCTCTGTCGCCACCCAGAG GGACACGTCTGCGTCAGCCATCAGCCACTCGCCCACTAACAGCTACGACACGTCGGTGGAGGCTCGCAtccagaaggaagaggaggagatccTCATGGCCAACCGACGCTGTCTGGACATGGAGAGCAg GATAAAGAACCTTCATGCTCAGATCATAGAGAAAGACGCGATGATCAAGGTTCTCCACCAGCGCTCCAGGAAGGAGCCCGTCAAGTCGGACGCCCCGTCCGTCATGAGGCCCTCCAAGTCCCTCATGTCCATCTCCAACACGGCCTCTGGGGGGTCGGGCTTGCTCTCTCACGGTCTGGGGATCAGCAACTCCCCCATCACTGAAGAACGCAGAGACAGCAGCTGGAAGGGCAGTCTGG GGGTCCTGCTGGGGCCGGAGTTTCGATCAGAGTCTCTACGGACCgagtccatctcctcctccccctccccggTGCTTCCTTCCACCCCCATGACTGCAGGACACTCCAAGACGGGCAGCAGGGACAGCTACACCCAGACTGAGAGGGGGTCCAGTCAGGAAGCCCCCAAACCCAGCACTCCTGCCCTGCAGAGCATGACCCTACCCGCCCGCCTGTCCAGCCCCAGCCCCGTCTACATCCCCGACCGCCTCGCAG